A single genomic interval of Daucus carota subsp. sativus chromosome 1, DH1 v3.0, whole genome shotgun sequence harbors:
- the LOC108226913 gene encoding ABC transporter G family member 15 isoform X1 — MGRKARGCQSLLLGLMESLELEVSSGSRGGGADVEHGAPANDEGGAYLVWEDLNVVVPNFGSNGESKRLLQCLNGYAEPGRIMAIMGPSGSGKSTLLDTLAGRLSNNTIMTGQIYVNGAKRRRDFGVVAYVTQEDVLLGTLTVRETITYSAHLRLPPTMTKQEVNGIIEGTILELGLEDCADTLIGNWQLRGVSGGEKKRVSIALEILVRPQILFLDEPTSGLDSASAFFVVQALKSVARDGRTVISSIHQPSSEVFALFDDLFLLSSGEVCYFGEAKMAVKFFEDAGFPCPRRRNPSDHFLRCINSDFDVVTATLKGSQRIQETENIVDPLMNMATADIKASLVKNYKRSEYSAKTREKIIEFKNYQGMEIELLSGSQAGWWKQLRTLTKRSFVNMNRDVGYYWSRIVIYIVVSLCVGTIYYDVGTGYTAILARGACGGFITGFMTFMSIGGFPSFIEEMKVFYKERLNGYYGIAVFILSNFLSAFPFLVAVSFVSGTMTYYMVKFGHGVSHYAYFCLNLFGCIAVVESCMMIIASLVPNFLMGIITGAGVLGIMMMTSGFFRLLPDLPKVIWRYPVSYISYGSWSLQGSYKNDMIGLMFDPLIPGDPKISGEDVITKTYGLSLDHSKWWDLCAVYCILVAYRLLFFIILKANERAAPYFRSLYVKRTLHNLNKRPSFIRKPSLLSRRYSNLNSLSSQEGRNSP, encoded by the exons ATGGGGAGGAAAGCAAGGGG TTGTCAGTCTTTGCTTTTGGGCCTAATGGAGAGTTTGGAACTAGAGGTGAGTAGTGGTAGTAGAGGTGGTGGTGCAGACGTTGAGCATGGTGCGCCTGCAAATGACGAAGGAGGAGCCTATTTGGTTTGGGAAGATCTGAATGTGGTGGTTCCGAACTTCGGGAGTAATGGAGAGAGCAAAAGGCTGCTGCAGTGCCTTAATGGTTATGCTGAGCCTGGAAGAATCATGGCTATTATGGGTCCTTCTGGCTCTGGCAAATCCACCCTTCTTGATACCTTAGCAG GTAGACTGTCAAACAATACTATCATGACTGGACAGATATATGTCAATGGTGCCAAGAGGAGAAGAGACTTTGGAGTTGTT GCATATGTTACACAAGAGGATGTTTTATTGGGTACTCTTACAGTTAGAGAAACCATCACATACTCAGCACACTTGAGACTACCCCCTACAATGACTAAACAAGAGGTTAATGGGATTATAGAGGGGACAATTTTGGAGTTGGGACTCGAGGATTGTGCTGATACGCTTATAGGAAACTGGCAGTTAAGAGGTGTAAGTGgtggagaaaagaaaagagtAAGCATTGCTCTTGAAATCCTGGTTAGGCCACAGATCTTATTTCTTGATGAGCCAACTAGTGGCCTTGATAGTGCCTCTGCCTTCTTTGTGGTTCAAGCTCTTAAAAGTGTTGCTCGTGATGGAAGAACTGTAATCTCTTCAATTCATCAGCCTAGTAGTGAAGTTTTTGCACTGTTTGATGATCTGTTTTTATTATCTTCTGGTGAGGTTTGTTATTTTGGTGAAGCAAAGATGGCTGTCAAg TTCTTTGAGGATGCCGGATTTCCATGTCCCAGGAGAAGAAATCCTTCTGATCACTTTCTACGCTGCATAAATTCAGACTTTGATGTTGTAACGGCCACACTTAAGGGATCACAGAGAATTCAG GAGACGGAGAACATAGTAGATCCTCTGATGAATATGGCAACAGCAGATATAAAAGCATCACTTGTGAAGAACTACAAAAGATCTGAGTACAGTGCAAAGACCAGAGAAAAGATCATCGAATTTAAGAACTAC CAAGGTATGGAGATCGAGTTGCTGAGTGGAAGTCAAGCGGGATGGTGGAAGCAACTCAGGACACTGACAAAAAGATCTTTTGTGAACATGAATAGAGATGTAGGATATTACTGGTCAAGAATAGTTATATACATAGTCGTATCATTATGCGTTGGCACTATATACTATGATGTTGGCACTGGTTACACTGCAATACTGGCTCGTGGAGCTTGTGGTGGCTTCATCACAGGTTTTATGACTTTCATGTCCATCGGAGGCTTCCCATCTTTTATTGAAGAAATGAAG GTCTTCTATAAAGAAAGGCTAAACGGCTACTATGGAATTGCTGTTTTTATACTGTCAAACTTCCTCTCCGCCTTCCCATTTTTGGTTGCAGTTTCTTTTGTTAGTGGGACAATGACTTACTACATGGTGAAATTTGGGCATGGAGTATCCCATTACGCATACTTTTGCCTAAATCTCTTTGGCTGTATTGCTGTCGTAGAGAGCTGCATGATGATAATAGCATCATTAGTTCCCAACTTCTTGATGGGAATCATAACAGGAGCTGGAGTATTG GGAATCATGATGATGACCTCTGGATTCTTTCGCTTGCTTCCTGACCTTCCAAAGGTTATCTGGCGGTACCCAGTTTCGTATATAAGTTATGGATCATGGTCATTACAG GGATCATACAAGAATGACATGATCGGGCTCATGTTTGATCCTCTAATACCCGGGGATCCAAAAATATCCGGTGAAGATGTCATTACAAAAACGTATGGCTTGTCACTTGATCATTCAAAATGGTGGGACTTATGTGCAGTATATTGCATTCTCGTGGCTTACAGACTACTcttctttattattttgaaagCAAATGAAAGAGCTGCCCCCTATTTCCGGTCTCTTTACGTAAAAAGAACTCTGCACAACCTTAACAAAAGGCCTTCATTCATAAGAAAACCATCCCTTCTATCCAGGAGGTACTCTAATCTTAATTCCCTGTCGTCTCAAGAAGGACGTAATTCTCCTTAG
- the LOC108226913 gene encoding ABC transporter G family member 15 isoform X2, translating into MCISLYAPSCQSLLLGLMESLELEVSSGSRGGGADVEHGAPANDEGGAYLVWEDLNVVVPNFGSNGESKRLLQCLNGYAEPGRIMAIMGPSGSGKSTLLDTLAGRLSNNTIMTGQIYVNGAKRRRDFGVVAYVTQEDVLLGTLTVRETITYSAHLRLPPTMTKQEVNGIIEGTILELGLEDCADTLIGNWQLRGVSGGEKKRVSIALEILVRPQILFLDEPTSGLDSASAFFVVQALKSVARDGRTVISSIHQPSSEVFALFDDLFLLSSGEVCYFGEAKMAVKFFEDAGFPCPRRRNPSDHFLRCINSDFDVVTATLKGSQRIQETENIVDPLMNMATADIKASLVKNYKRSEYSAKTREKIIEFKNYQGMEIELLSGSQAGWWKQLRTLTKRSFVNMNRDVGYYWSRIVIYIVVSLCVGTIYYDVGTGYTAILARGACGGFITGFMTFMSIGGFPSFIEEMKVFYKERLNGYYGIAVFILSNFLSAFPFLVAVSFVSGTMTYYMVKFGHGVSHYAYFCLNLFGCIAVVESCMMIIASLVPNFLMGIITGAGVLGIMMMTSGFFRLLPDLPKVIWRYPVSYISYGSWSLQGSYKNDMIGLMFDPLIPGDPKISGEDVITKTYGLSLDHSKWWDLCAVYCILVAYRLLFFIILKANERAAPYFRSLYVKRTLHNLNKRPSFIRKPSLLSRRYSNLNSLSSQEGRNSP; encoded by the exons ATGTGCATTTCTTTATATGCACCTAGTTGTCAGTCTTTGCTTTTGGGCCTAATGGAGAGTTTGGAACTAGAGGTGAGTAGTGGTAGTAGAGGTGGTGGTGCAGACGTTGAGCATGGTGCGCCTGCAAATGACGAAGGAGGAGCCTATTTGGTTTGGGAAGATCTGAATGTGGTGGTTCCGAACTTCGGGAGTAATGGAGAGAGCAAAAGGCTGCTGCAGTGCCTTAATGGTTATGCTGAGCCTGGAAGAATCATGGCTATTATGGGTCCTTCTGGCTCTGGCAAATCCACCCTTCTTGATACCTTAGCAG GTAGACTGTCAAACAATACTATCATGACTGGACAGATATATGTCAATGGTGCCAAGAGGAGAAGAGACTTTGGAGTTGTT GCATATGTTACACAAGAGGATGTTTTATTGGGTACTCTTACAGTTAGAGAAACCATCACATACTCAGCACACTTGAGACTACCCCCTACAATGACTAAACAAGAGGTTAATGGGATTATAGAGGGGACAATTTTGGAGTTGGGACTCGAGGATTGTGCTGATACGCTTATAGGAAACTGGCAGTTAAGAGGTGTAAGTGgtggagaaaagaaaagagtAAGCATTGCTCTTGAAATCCTGGTTAGGCCACAGATCTTATTTCTTGATGAGCCAACTAGTGGCCTTGATAGTGCCTCTGCCTTCTTTGTGGTTCAAGCTCTTAAAAGTGTTGCTCGTGATGGAAGAACTGTAATCTCTTCAATTCATCAGCCTAGTAGTGAAGTTTTTGCACTGTTTGATGATCTGTTTTTATTATCTTCTGGTGAGGTTTGTTATTTTGGTGAAGCAAAGATGGCTGTCAAg TTCTTTGAGGATGCCGGATTTCCATGTCCCAGGAGAAGAAATCCTTCTGATCACTTTCTACGCTGCATAAATTCAGACTTTGATGTTGTAACGGCCACACTTAAGGGATCACAGAGAATTCAG GAGACGGAGAACATAGTAGATCCTCTGATGAATATGGCAACAGCAGATATAAAAGCATCACTTGTGAAGAACTACAAAAGATCTGAGTACAGTGCAAAGACCAGAGAAAAGATCATCGAATTTAAGAACTAC CAAGGTATGGAGATCGAGTTGCTGAGTGGAAGTCAAGCGGGATGGTGGAAGCAACTCAGGACACTGACAAAAAGATCTTTTGTGAACATGAATAGAGATGTAGGATATTACTGGTCAAGAATAGTTATATACATAGTCGTATCATTATGCGTTGGCACTATATACTATGATGTTGGCACTGGTTACACTGCAATACTGGCTCGTGGAGCTTGTGGTGGCTTCATCACAGGTTTTATGACTTTCATGTCCATCGGAGGCTTCCCATCTTTTATTGAAGAAATGAAG GTCTTCTATAAAGAAAGGCTAAACGGCTACTATGGAATTGCTGTTTTTATACTGTCAAACTTCCTCTCCGCCTTCCCATTTTTGGTTGCAGTTTCTTTTGTTAGTGGGACAATGACTTACTACATGGTGAAATTTGGGCATGGAGTATCCCATTACGCATACTTTTGCCTAAATCTCTTTGGCTGTATTGCTGTCGTAGAGAGCTGCATGATGATAATAGCATCATTAGTTCCCAACTTCTTGATGGGAATCATAACAGGAGCTGGAGTATTG GGAATCATGATGATGACCTCTGGATTCTTTCGCTTGCTTCCTGACCTTCCAAAGGTTATCTGGCGGTACCCAGTTTCGTATATAAGTTATGGATCATGGTCATTACAG GGATCATACAAGAATGACATGATCGGGCTCATGTTTGATCCTCTAATACCCGGGGATCCAAAAATATCCGGTGAAGATGTCATTACAAAAACGTATGGCTTGTCACTTGATCATTCAAAATGGTGGGACTTATGTGCAGTATATTGCATTCTCGTGGCTTACAGACTACTcttctttattattttgaaagCAAATGAAAGAGCTGCCCCCTATTTCCGGTCTCTTTACGTAAAAAGAACTCTGCACAACCTTAACAAAAGGCCTTCATTCATAAGAAAACCATCCCTTCTATCCAGGAGGTACTCTAATCTTAATTCCCTGTCGTCTCAAGAAGGACGTAATTCTCCTTAG
- the LOC108227060 gene encoding pentatricopeptide repeat-containing protein At3g21470 yields MSSTNSNNRQVTWVSPENIESSNWSFTIKNFIAQGAPKQALKFYANVRTNHSVIIGVVPLLLKACTSLSMVFYGRVIHSESLKSGALSDVMVGTSLISMYGKCGCILDARKVFDCMTERNVVSWNAMIGGYMKNGDAESASVLFKEMPARTEVSWIEMIEGYARKGDMVSARYLFDQVPLEVKNVVTWTVMVDGYASNGDMAGAREVFEAMPWRNVFVWSSMICGYFKKGDVLEAENVFNLIPVRNLVHWNSLISGYAQNGHCRKALDAFTKMQVDGFKPDEVTLVSILSVCGQLGLLDKGKEVHEIIRCQGIKHNQFILNGLVDMYAKCGDITSARLLFESMVHRNNACWNSMISGLAIHGQCKEAIDFFGRMEQSDEKPNSISFLSVLSACAHGGYVEKGLEFFSKLRKYEIAASIKHYGCLIDLLGRAGKLKEAYDLIREMPMRPNDTVWGALLGACRIHSDMDMADRILEEVRSSDSDLCSSDDSHYVLFSNIFAASERWENAERMRIVISRKGIQKTPGSSSVMLEHL; encoded by the coding sequence ATGTCATCTACAAACTCAAATAACAGACAGGTAACATGGGTTTCTCCAGAAAACATAGAATCATCAAACTGGtcttttacaattaaaaatttcataGCTCAAGGGGCACCCAAACAAGCCCTTAAATTTTACGCCAATGTTAGAACTAACCATAGTGTTATAATTGGTGTAGTCCCATTACTTCTCAAAGCTTGCACTTCCCTTTCGATGGTTTTTTATGGCAGAGTTATACATTCAGAATCACTGAAGAGTGGGGCATTATCTGATGTAATGGTGGGGACTTCATTGATTAGTATGTATGGGAAATGTGGGTGTATTTTAGATGCACGTAAGGTGTTTGATTGTATGACTGAGAGAAATGTTGTGTCGTGGAATGCTATGATTGGTGGGTATATGAAGAATGGTGACGCTGAATCTGCTTCCGTTTTGTTTAAGGAAATGCCGGCAAGAACGGAGGTTTCTTGGATTGAAATGATTGAAGGGTATGCGCGGAAAGGGGATATGGTTAGTGCTAGGTACTTGTTTGATCAGGTTCCGTTAGAGGTTAAGAATGTGGTGACTTGGACTGTTATGGTTGATGGGTATGCTAGTAATGGAGACATGGCGGGTGCTAGGGAAGTATTCGAGGCAATGCCATGGAGGAATGTTTTCGTTTGGTCGTCTATGATTTGTGGGTATTTCAAGAAGGGTGATGTGCTGGAGGCTGAGAACGTTTTTAATTTAATTCCGGTTAGAAATCTGGTACATTGGAATTCGTTAATTTCTGGATATGCCCAAAATGGCCATTGTCGAAAAGCTTTGGATGCATTTACGAAGATGCAAGTAGATGGATTCAAGCCGGATGAAGTTACATTGGTTAGCATTTTATCGGTTTGTGGTCAGTTAGGTTTGTTAGATAAGGGTAAGGAAGTACATGAAATAATAAGATGTCAAGGAATTAAACATAATCAATTTATTCTGAACGGGTTAGTGGACATGTATGCAAAGTGTGGGGATATAACTAGTGCAAGATTACTTTTTGAAAGCATGGTACACAGAAATAATGCATGTTGGAATTCGATGATATCAGGTTTGGCAATTCATGGACAGTGCAAGGAGGCTATTGACTTCTTTGGCAGAATGGAACAATCTGACGAGAAGCCCAATAGTATAAGTTTTCTATCTGTTTTATCTGCCTGTGCACATGGGGGATATGTGGAAAAAGGTTTAGAGTTTTTCTCCAAGTTGAGGAAATATGAAATAGCAGCCAGCATCAAGCACTATGGTTGTTTGATAGATCTTCTGGGTCGGGCGGGAAAACTGAAAGAGGCTTATGATTTGATCAGGGAGATGCCAATGAGACCAAATGATACAGTTTGGGGTGCTCTGCTAGGAGCATGCCGTATTCACTCAGACATGGACATGGCAGATCGTATTCTGGAAGAGGTTCGCAGTTCAGATTCTGATTTATGCTCAAGTGATGATTCACATTATGTGCTCTTCTCAAATATATTTGCAGCTTCTGAAAGATGGGAGAATGCAGAAAGGATGAGGATAGTCATATCAAGAAAAGGAATTCAAAAGACACCTGGAAGCAGTTCAGTTATGCTCGAGCACCTTTAA
- the LOC108227683 gene encoding uncharacterized protein LOC108227683 → MGGLSITSSSTHSHPKTHKFFIFINYILLGASCSCIFLTLSLRLIPSLVGFFLILLHILTIAGALAGCNAATSGAGKWYAAHMVATVLTAIFQGSVSVLIFTSTDNFLGNLKSYVNEENGAKILKLTGGLCVLIFCLEWVVLTLAFFLKYYAYLDNDNSDLGAKRSSKVQGEELAYLPYQV, encoded by the coding sequence ATGGGCGGCCTTTCAATCACATCTTCTTCAACACACTCCCACCCCAAAACCCACAAATTCTTCATCTTCATAAACTACATTCTCCTAGGCGCATCCTGTAGCTGCATTTTCCTCACCCTCTCCCTCCGTCTCATCCCCTCTCTTGTCGGCTTCTTCCTCATCCTCCTCCACATCCTCACCATTGCCGGGGCCTTAGCAGGCTGCAACGCAGCCACCTCGGGCGCAGGCAAATGGTATGCAGCCCATATGGTGGCCACAGTGCTCACCGCAATTTTTCAAGGATCCGTCTCTGTTCTCATCTTCACGAGTACTGACAATTTTCTCGGAAACCTCAAGTCATATGTCAATGAAGAAAATGGGGCCAAGATCTTGAAATTAACCGGGGGATTGTGTGTGCTCATCTTTTGCTTGGAATGGGTTGTGCTCACTTTGGCATTTTTCTTGAAATACTATGCTTATTTGGATAATGACAATAGTGATCTTGGGGCCAAGAGGAGCTCTAAAGTTCAAGGAGAGGAGCTGGCTTATTTGCCTTACCAAGTTtaa
- the LOC108227274 gene encoding V-type proton ATPase subunit H, with protein sequence MPADQAELTTDQVLKRDIPWETYTTTKMISGTGLQLLRRYDNKPSSEKAQLLDSDGPAYVRLFVTILRDIFKEETVEYVLALVDEMLSGNPKRAKLFHEKSVASEDAYEPFLRLLQNGNWFIQEKSCKILSLVVSSRPKSEDAVNTNVDDVLRGLVEWICAQLRQPSHPTRGIPVAINCLTILLKEPVVRSSFVKADGVKLLVPLIVPASTQQSMQLLYETCLCVWLLSYYEPAIEYLATSRSLPRLIDVLKSSKKEKVIRVIVLTLKNLLNKGTIGAQLVDLGLPQVVQSLKAQALSDEDLLEALNQLEDGLKDNIKKLSSFEKYKQEVLLGHLDWSPMHKDSIFWRDNITYFEENDFQILRVLITVLDTSADPRALAVACFDLSQFIQYHPAGRVIVTDLKAKDRVMKLMNHENAEVTKNALLCIQRLFLGAKYASFLQV encoded by the exons ATGCCTGCAGATCAAGCCGAGCTTACTACCGACCAG GTTCTGAAGAGGGACATTCCATGGGAGACGTACACCACGACGAAGATGATATCGGGGACTGGCCTTCAGCTGTTACGACGTTATGATAATAAGCCCAGTAGTGAGAAGGCACAGTTATTGGACAGT GATGGTCCAGCTTATGTCCGTTTGTTTGTCACAATTTTACGTGATATATTTAAGGAAGAAACAGTAGAATATGTTCTTGCTTTAGTTGATGAAATGTTATCTG GAAATCCTAAAAGAGCTAAATTATTCCATGAAAAGTCTGTTGCAAGTGAAGATGCTTATGAGCCTTTCTTGAG ATTGCTTCAAAATGGAAATTGGTTTATACAAGAGAAAAGCTGTAAGATACTCTCCTTGGTAGTAAG CTCAAGACCTAAATCGGAGGATGCTGTCAACACGAATGTTGATGATGTTTTAAGAGGACTGGTTGAATGGATTTGTGCCCAG CTTAGGCAGCCTTCCCACCCTACTCGTGGCATCCCTGTAGCCATCAACTGTCTGACAATCTTACTTAAAGAGCCTGTGGTTAGATCTTCTTTCGTTAAAGCAGATGGTGTGAAGCTACTTGTTCCTCTGATTGTTCCTGCTTCTACTCAACAGTCCATGCAG CTTCTGTATGAAACATGTCTCTGTGTCTGGCTTTTGTCATACTATGAACCTGCAATTGAGTACCTGGCTACTTCTAGAAGTCTTCCTCGACTAATTGATGTTCTTAAAAGTTCCAAAAAAGAAAAG GTTATTCGCGTAATTGTTTTGACACTCAAGAACTTGCTCAACAAaggtactattggagctcaatTGGTAGACCTTGGACTTCCTCAAGTTGTTCAGAGTTTAAAAGCACAAGCATTGAGCGACGAG GATCTGTTGGAGGCTCTGAATCAACTGGAAGATGGATTGAAAGACAACATTAAGAAATTGAGTTCGTTTGAGAAGTACAAGCAGGAAGTCCTTCTTGGTCATCTCGACTGGTCCCCAATGCACAAAGATTCTATATTCTGGCGTGACAACATTACATACTTCGAAGAGAATGATTTCCAG ATCCTACGGGTCCTTATAACAGTTCTGGACACATCTGCCGATCCAAGAGCCCTTGCCGTTGCTTGCTTTGATCTCTCCCAGTTCATTCAATACCATCCTGCTGGTCGAGTTATTGTGACTGACCTGAAAGCAAAAGACCGCGTGATGAAATTGATGAATCATGAGAATGCAGAGGTTACTAAGAATGCACTGCTATGCATTCAGAGGCTTTTCCTTGGTGCCAAATATGCGAGTTTTTTGCAGGTTTAA